In Gallus gallus isolate bGalGal1 chromosome Z, bGalGal1.mat.broiler.GRCg7b, whole genome shotgun sequence, one DNA window encodes the following:
- the LOC100857745 gene encoding transmembrane protein 271 has product MKWSVRGACAALSSCLLLACALSAAAVGLKCFSLGSELKGEPFRLGTAAGAFYSGLLLAAGLSLLAAALLCCRPPDEAPAAPAPAPAPAPDPGGGGPGPSSGSGSGSGSGSGPGSCPGAGPGPGPGGSEAAAAAPSGPVEKASPGGRQNFLLLGVLVFMLGVLSAFAGAVIDGDTVSLVERKYSHYCLLQPGGAARPRSGPAAPDGSAAALRCQKLRDYQRGLVLSTVFNALECLLGLLNLLLVKNYKASQQRGRRRRRRRAAPAAAAPAGGRRRRRRGGGGRRAPRHSQGSLFSGGEPELSPGDCPFQAVSYINVGVFHVFDEAGVEVHCGGHPSVELPGYSPMDPELNASYPYCYPLPSEQPPAYEEIYPGEPCAHGT; this is encoded by the coding sequence aTGAAGTGGAGCGTGCGGGGAGCCTGCGCCGCGCTctccagctgcctcctgctcgCCTGCGCCCTCAGCGCCGCCGCCGTGGGCCTGAAGTGCTTCTCGCTGGGCTCCGAGCTGAAGGGAGAGCCCTTCCGGCTGGGCACCGCCGCCGGCGCCTTCTActcggggctgctgctggccgcCGGCCTCTCGCTGCTCGCCGCCGCGCTACTCTGCTGCCGCCCGCCCGACGAGgcgcccgcagccccggccccggccccggccccggcccccgACCCCGGTGGCGGTGGCCCCGGCCCCAGCTCCGGCTCGGGCTCCGGCTCGGGCTCCGGCTCCGGCCCCGGCTCCTGCCCCGGCGCCGGTCCCGGTCCCGGCCCCGGCGGGAGCGAGGCTGCGGCGGCCGCACCGTCGGGGCCGGTGGAGAAGGCGTCGCCCGGGGGGCGGCAGaacttcctgctgctgggggtgctggtgtTCATGCTGGGCGTGCTGAGCGCTTTCGCCGGCGCCGTCATCGACGGCGACACCGTGTCGCTGGTGGAGAGGAAGTACTCGCACtactgcctgctgcagcccggcggcgcggcccgcccgcggagcggccccgcggcgcccgACGGCTCGGCGGCGGCGCTCCGCTGCCAGAAGCTGCGGGACTACCAGCGCGGCTTGGTGCTCTCCACCGTCTTCAACGCGCTGGAGTGCCTGCTGGGCCTGCTGAACCTGCTCCTCGTCAAGAACTACAAGGCCTCGCAGCAGCGCGggcgccggcggcggcggcggagagcggccccggcggcggcggccccggcgggcgggcggcggcggcggcggaggggcggcggcgggcggcgggcgccTCGCCACAGCCAGGGCTCCCTCTTCTCGGGCGGCGAGCCCGAGCTCAGCCCCGGGGACTGCCCCTTCCAGGCCGTCTCCTACATCAACGTGGGCGTCTTCCACGTCTTCGACGAGGCCGGCGTGGAGGTGCACTGCGGCGGGCACCCGTCCGTCGAGCTGCCCGGCTACTCGCCCATGGATCCCGAGCTGAACGCCTCCTACCCGTACTGCTACCCGCTGCCCAGCGAGCAGCCCCCCGCCTACGAGGAGATCTACCCGGGGGAGCCCTGCGCCCACGGCACCTAG